The Opisthocomus hoazin isolate bOpiHoa1 chromosome 20, bOpiHoa1.hap1, whole genome shotgun sequence genome window below encodes:
- the SMYD4 gene encoding protein-lysine N-methyltransferase SMYD4 isoform X1, translating to MALPVEEWRVCAARRWAALEPALRERLSAASLHDALPLSCGLLRPEAEAAALRGLCRRARAGKEPAAARFYREEGNRLFGRRHYGAAARLYSQAASHELPGSPEVSVCFANRSAALFHLGHLEVCLEDIARAESHGYPDRLLPKVLLRKAECLLCLGRVQDAADALSAVENKIAVDGITTTQQTLLKKLNQLKIKIHEKESCPEPAPEGRDDIPRKSEVWEENDGISGASSSLRLNFDRERGRHLVASQDILPGQTLLKEEAFVSVLCPGERLLLPDSSETAWDTRVTNADLYCHRCLRQLLASVPCRGCSYAKYCSQNCADVAWEQYHRTECSLGPLLLTLGVFCHVALRTVLLAGFAEVSRLVEWSHDGDKDLRNPEARCKHLGEAPDTRAGTRGIPGCNDNGQYQSSYQAVFNLLPHAEKHSPEHKFLFMLSVVAMCKELQEAGLEAAVLNQESSEKWSKPKTREKTSGELSPGLKIMAEAMLRHVLQLQCNAQAITVMQESGSGDGAVVNKKPVRLATAFFPVLSLLNHSCCPNISVSFTGTAATVRASQPIRSGQEIFHCYGPHRCRMGVAERQQLLSQYFFECRCQACLDELESDVKSVVSVRNSFCCPSCRAPMQGEDMLCCSNEACAISVSRESLSHRLLDLQQQIKKALEQLRDGKADQAIKMLQKCQMDAGNFLSPEHLLMGEMEDHLAQVYATLGKWQDAARHLERSIEIVEMHHGPSSVEIGHELFKLAQILFNGFAVSEALSTIQRAEEILSVHCGPQSTQIQELQEMKTCLSELPRSILQRT from the exons ATGGCGCTGCCAGTGGAGGAGTGGCGGGTGTGCGCCGCCCGGCGCTGGGCCGCGCTGGAACCGGCGCTGCGGGAACGGTTGTCGGCGGCGTCCCTGCACGACGCGCTGCCCCTGAGCTGCGGCCTCCTCCG GCCCGAGGCGGAGGCGGCGGCTCTGAGGGGAttgtgccgccgggcgcgcgcgGGGAAGGAGCCGGCGGCCGCGCGCTTCTACCGGGAGGAGGGAAACCGGCTGTTCGGCCGCCGCCATTACGGAGCCGCCGCCAGGCTCTACTCGCAG GCGGCGTCCCACGAgctccccggcagccccgagGTGTCCGTCTGCTTCGCCAACCGCTCCGCCGCCCTCTTCCACCTCGGGCACTTGGAG GTTTGTTTGGAAGATATTGCCAGGGCTGAAAGTCATGGCTATCCAGACAGGCTGCTGCCCAAGGTCTTGCTGCGGAAAGCTGAATGTCTGCTGTGTTTGGGGAGGGTACAGGATGCAGCAGACGCCCTCAGTGCGGTGGAGAATAAAATTGCTGTGGATGGGATCACAACTACACAGCAAACACTGCTAAAAAAGTTAAATCAGCTGAAGATTAAAATACATGAGAAAGAGAGCTGTCCAGAGCCTGCACCAGAAGGACGTGATGATATTCCAAGAAAGTCAGAGGTCTGGGAAGAGAATGACGGAATTTCAGGCGCGTCATCGTCTTTGAGGTTGAATTTTGATAGAGAGAGGGGACGTCACTTGGTGGCTTCCCAGGACATCCTGCCAGGACAGACCCTGTTGAAAGAGGAGGCCTTTGTAAGCGTGCTCTGCCCAGGGGAGCGccttcttctgcctgacagcagtGAAACAGCGTGGGATACTCGAGTCACTAACGCAGATCTTTATTGCCACCGTTGTCTGAGGCAGCTCTTAGCCTCAGTGCCTTGCCGTGGGTGCAGTTATGCGAAGTACTGCAGCCAGAACTGTGCAGATGTGGCATGGGAGCAGTACCACAGGACAGAGTGCTCTCTGGGGCCGCTGCTTCTCACATTAGGGGTCTTCTGCCATGTTGCCTTGAGGACTGTTCTACTGGCAGGATTTGCGGAGGTTAGCAGGCTGGTGGAATGGTCCCACGATGGTGACAAGGACCTTCGTAACCCTGAGGCAAGATGCAAACATCTTGGTGAGGCACCAGATACGAGAGCTGGTACCAGAGGTATCCCTGGTTGTAATGATAATGGTCAGTACCAGAGTTCTTACCAAGCTGTGTTCAACCTTTTGCCACATGCTGAGAAGCACAGCCCTGAACATAAGTTCCTTTTCATGCTGAGTGTAGTAGCTATGTGCAAAGAACTGCAAGAAGCTGGTCTGGAGGCTGCTGTTCTGAATCAGGAATCATCTGAGAAGTGGTCCAAACCAAAGACACGTGAAAAAACATCGGGTGAATTGTCTCCAGGGCTGAAGATTATGGCAGAAGCAATGCTGAGGCATGTGTTGCAGCTGCAATGTAATGCACAAGCGATCACTGTAATGCAGGAGTCCG gGTCCGGAGATGGTGCTGTTGTAAATAAGAAGCCTGTGCGCCTGGCGACAGCCTTCTTTCCTGTCCTCAGCCTTCTGAACCATTCGTGCTGTCCCAATATCAGCGTGTCATTTACTGGGACAGCTGCCACTGTCAGGGCATCACAGCCAATCCGAAGCGGCCAAGAGATTTTCCATTGCTATG GGCCTCACCGGTGTAGAATGGGGGTTGCTGAGAGACAACAGCTTCTCAGTCAGTATTTCTTTGAGTGTCGCTGTCAGGCATGCCTTGATGAGTTAGAGTCTGATGTCAAGAGTGTGGTGTCTGTGAGAAACTCGTTCTGCTGTCCTAGCTGCCGGGCTCCAATGCAG GGGGAAGACATGCTGTGTTGTTCAAATGAAGCTTGTGCAATCTCAGTCAGCAGAGAGAGCCTGTCACACCGCTTACTGGACCTTCAGCAACAAATCAAGAAAGCATTAGAACAGCTAAGAGACGGGAAGGCTG ATCAGGCTATCAAAATGCTCCAGAAGTGTCAAATGGATGCTGGAAACTTCCTGTCTCCAGAGCATTTGCTGATGGGAGAGATGGAGGATCATCTAGCACAGGTTTATGCTACTCTTG GGAAGTGGCAGGATGCAGCCAGACACCTGGAGAGGAGTATTGAGATTGTGGAAATGCATCATGGGCCATCAAGTGTAGAAATAGGTCATGAACTTTTCAAGCTGGCACAAATTCTCTTCAATGG gtttgCGGTTTCTGAAGCTCTGAGCACGATTCAAAGAGCAGAGGAGATTTTGTCGGTGCACTGTGGTCCTCAGAGTACTCAGATCCAGGAATTACAAGAGATGAAGACCTGTCTGTCAGAGCTTCCCAGAAGCATCCTTCAGAGGACTTAA
- the SMYD4 gene encoding protein-lysine N-methyltransferase SMYD4 isoform X2 — protein MALPVEEWRVCAARRWAALEPALRERLSAASLHDALPLSCGLLRPEAEAAALRGLCRRARAGKEPAAARFYREEGNRLFGRRHYGAAARLYSQVCLEDIARAESHGYPDRLLPKVLLRKAECLLCLGRVQDAADALSAVENKIAVDGITTTQQTLLKKLNQLKIKIHEKESCPEPAPEGRDDIPRKSEVWEENDGISGASSSLRLNFDRERGRHLVASQDILPGQTLLKEEAFVSVLCPGERLLLPDSSETAWDTRVTNADLYCHRCLRQLLASVPCRGCSYAKYCSQNCADVAWEQYHRTECSLGPLLLTLGVFCHVALRTVLLAGFAEVSRLVEWSHDGDKDLRNPEARCKHLGEAPDTRAGTRGIPGCNDNGQYQSSYQAVFNLLPHAEKHSPEHKFLFMLSVVAMCKELQEAGLEAAVLNQESSEKWSKPKTREKTSGELSPGLKIMAEAMLRHVLQLQCNAQAITVMQESGSGDGAVVNKKPVRLATAFFPVLSLLNHSCCPNISVSFTGTAATVRASQPIRSGQEIFHCYGPHRCRMGVAERQQLLSQYFFECRCQACLDELESDVKSVVSVRNSFCCPSCRAPMQGEDMLCCSNEACAISVSRESLSHRLLDLQQQIKKALEQLRDGKADQAIKMLQKCQMDAGNFLSPEHLLMGEMEDHLAQVYATLGKWQDAARHLERSIEIVEMHHGPSSVEIGHELFKLAQILFNGFAVSEALSTIQRAEEILSVHCGPQSTQIQELQEMKTCLSELPRSILQRT, from the exons ATGGCGCTGCCAGTGGAGGAGTGGCGGGTGTGCGCCGCCCGGCGCTGGGCCGCGCTGGAACCGGCGCTGCGGGAACGGTTGTCGGCGGCGTCCCTGCACGACGCGCTGCCCCTGAGCTGCGGCCTCCTCCG GCCCGAGGCGGAGGCGGCGGCTCTGAGGGGAttgtgccgccgggcgcgcgcgGGGAAGGAGCCGGCGGCCGCGCGCTTCTACCGGGAGGAGGGAAACCGGCTGTTCGGCCGCCGCCATTACGGAGCCGCCGCCAGGCTCTACTCGCAG GTTTGTTTGGAAGATATTGCCAGGGCTGAAAGTCATGGCTATCCAGACAGGCTGCTGCCCAAGGTCTTGCTGCGGAAAGCTGAATGTCTGCTGTGTTTGGGGAGGGTACAGGATGCAGCAGACGCCCTCAGTGCGGTGGAGAATAAAATTGCTGTGGATGGGATCACAACTACACAGCAAACACTGCTAAAAAAGTTAAATCAGCTGAAGATTAAAATACATGAGAAAGAGAGCTGTCCAGAGCCTGCACCAGAAGGACGTGATGATATTCCAAGAAAGTCAGAGGTCTGGGAAGAGAATGACGGAATTTCAGGCGCGTCATCGTCTTTGAGGTTGAATTTTGATAGAGAGAGGGGACGTCACTTGGTGGCTTCCCAGGACATCCTGCCAGGACAGACCCTGTTGAAAGAGGAGGCCTTTGTAAGCGTGCTCTGCCCAGGGGAGCGccttcttctgcctgacagcagtGAAACAGCGTGGGATACTCGAGTCACTAACGCAGATCTTTATTGCCACCGTTGTCTGAGGCAGCTCTTAGCCTCAGTGCCTTGCCGTGGGTGCAGTTATGCGAAGTACTGCAGCCAGAACTGTGCAGATGTGGCATGGGAGCAGTACCACAGGACAGAGTGCTCTCTGGGGCCGCTGCTTCTCACATTAGGGGTCTTCTGCCATGTTGCCTTGAGGACTGTTCTACTGGCAGGATTTGCGGAGGTTAGCAGGCTGGTGGAATGGTCCCACGATGGTGACAAGGACCTTCGTAACCCTGAGGCAAGATGCAAACATCTTGGTGAGGCACCAGATACGAGAGCTGGTACCAGAGGTATCCCTGGTTGTAATGATAATGGTCAGTACCAGAGTTCTTACCAAGCTGTGTTCAACCTTTTGCCACATGCTGAGAAGCACAGCCCTGAACATAAGTTCCTTTTCATGCTGAGTGTAGTAGCTATGTGCAAAGAACTGCAAGAAGCTGGTCTGGAGGCTGCTGTTCTGAATCAGGAATCATCTGAGAAGTGGTCCAAACCAAAGACACGTGAAAAAACATCGGGTGAATTGTCTCCAGGGCTGAAGATTATGGCAGAAGCAATGCTGAGGCATGTGTTGCAGCTGCAATGTAATGCACAAGCGATCACTGTAATGCAGGAGTCCG gGTCCGGAGATGGTGCTGTTGTAAATAAGAAGCCTGTGCGCCTGGCGACAGCCTTCTTTCCTGTCCTCAGCCTTCTGAACCATTCGTGCTGTCCCAATATCAGCGTGTCATTTACTGGGACAGCTGCCACTGTCAGGGCATCACAGCCAATCCGAAGCGGCCAAGAGATTTTCCATTGCTATG GGCCTCACCGGTGTAGAATGGGGGTTGCTGAGAGACAACAGCTTCTCAGTCAGTATTTCTTTGAGTGTCGCTGTCAGGCATGCCTTGATGAGTTAGAGTCTGATGTCAAGAGTGTGGTGTCTGTGAGAAACTCGTTCTGCTGTCCTAGCTGCCGGGCTCCAATGCAG GGGGAAGACATGCTGTGTTGTTCAAATGAAGCTTGTGCAATCTCAGTCAGCAGAGAGAGCCTGTCACACCGCTTACTGGACCTTCAGCAACAAATCAAGAAAGCATTAGAACAGCTAAGAGACGGGAAGGCTG ATCAGGCTATCAAAATGCTCCAGAAGTGTCAAATGGATGCTGGAAACTTCCTGTCTCCAGAGCATTTGCTGATGGGAGAGATGGAGGATCATCTAGCACAGGTTTATGCTACTCTTG GGAAGTGGCAGGATGCAGCCAGACACCTGGAGAGGAGTATTGAGATTGTGGAAATGCATCATGGGCCATCAAGTGTAGAAATAGGTCATGAACTTTTCAAGCTGGCACAAATTCTCTTCAATGG gtttgCGGTTTCTGAAGCTCTGAGCACGATTCAAAGAGCAGAGGAGATTTTGTCGGTGCACTGTGGTCCTCAGAGTACTCAGATCCAGGAATTACAAGAGATGAAGACCTGTCTGTCAGAGCTTCCCAGAAGCATCCTTCAGAGGACTTAA